The Miscanthus floridulus cultivar M001 chromosome 7, ASM1932011v1, whole genome shotgun sequence genome includes a region encoding these proteins:
- the LOC136463370 gene encoding uncharacterized protein: MSYNKVWEGRQLALKGLHGTWGESFRMLWSFKAKLEGTCPGSIVEIDCKKNKKDGQVYFCRMFVAIKACVNGFLAGCRPYLGVDSTHLTGKYNGQLAAATTIDGHNWMYPVAYGIFYKETKANWTWFLKQLKRAIGTPHGLTIHTDACKGLEIAVHDIFQGDVEHRECFRHLMQNFRKHFDGDVLKYMWPCAWACTPRRHHWLWDKIGENCPAAIPYLQAEHKQLWSRAKFSRECKVDYVNNNISESFNNWIKETKGFPVDVLVDTIRGMIMEKIAMRQHIANKLEGSILPSVINELKMKSRNLKYTIKGSGGLKAEVSRLTKDNYPWRHDVDLESKTCSCGQWHISGKPCTHVIAFIGSLRQIKLDDYVHDYYSVHRFKATYQFEVNPMVGKSQWPIVDPRFQMLPPKLERSTGRPRVKRLKSKGEPGKRGPYQCKRCFNFRHIEKGCREPPTELGVELPQPIPTKSRKRKEKPSTSNCKNASKKSKKATASPSTSLAIQAPVSPGPTTRRMAASVSTPTRPPGTPVSLGPIIR; this comes from the exons ATGTCATATAATAAGGTGTGGGAAGGAAGGCAACTTGCACTAAAAGGCCTACATGGCACTTGGGGCGAAAGTTTTAGAATGTTGTGGAGTTTCAAAGCCAAGTTAGAAGGTACATGTCCTGGAAGCATAGTAGAGATTGattgcaagaagaacaaaaaggatggtCAAGTCTATTTCTGTAGGATGTTTGTGGCCATCAAAGCATGTGTGAATGGATTTCTTGCTGGTTGCAGGCCATACCTAGGGGTTGATTCTACTCACCTCACAGGTAAATATAATGGACAGCTAGCTGCAGCAACAACAATTGATGGACATAATTGGATGTACCCGGTGGCATATGGAATTTTTTACAAGGAGACAAAAGCTAATTGGACATGGTTTCTGAAGCAATTGAAGAGAGCAATTGGAACTCCACATGGACTCACAATACACACAGATGCTTGCAAAGGCTTAGAGATAGCGGTCCACGACATCTTCCAAGGTGATGTTGAGCATAGAGAGTGTTTTAGGCACCTCATGCAGAATTTTAGAAAGCACTTCGATGGAGATGTGCTAAAGTACATGTGGCCTTGTGCTTGGGCatgtactcctaggaggcatcaCTGGCTTTGGGACAAAATTGGAGAGAATTGTCCAGCAGCGATTCCTTACTTGCAAGCAGAGCACAAACAACTTTGGTCTCGAGCTAAGTTCTCAAGGGAATGCAAGGTTGATTATGTGAATAACAACATATCAGAGTCCTTCAACAACTGGATTAAAGAGACCAAAGGGTTTCCTGTGGATGTCCTCGTGGACACAATTAGGGGTATGATCATGGAAAAGATAGCTATGAGGCAGCATATAGCTAACAAACTTGAAGGGTCCATTCTCCCTAGTGTTATAAATGAGCTAAAAATGAAGAGTAGAAACTTGAAGTACACAATTAAGGGGAGTGGTGGTCTCAAGGCTGAGGTATCTAGATTGACTAAGGACAACTATCCTTGGAGGCATGATGTGGATCTTGAAAGCAAGACATGTTCATGTGGGCAGTGGCATATTTCCGGTAAACCTTGCACACATGTTATTGCCTTTATAGGTTCCTTGAGACAAATAAAACTTGATGATTATGTGCATGACTACTACTCAGTTCATCGTTTCAAGGCTACTTATCAGTTTGAGGTGAACCCAATGGTTGGCAAGTCACAGTGGCCTATTGTTGATCCCAGGTTTCAAATGTTGCCTCCAAAGCTTGAAAGGTCCACGGGTAGGCCAAGAGTGAAAAGGCTGAAGAGTAAGGGTGAGCCAGGAAAAAGGGGTCCTTACCAATGCAAAAGATGCTTCAACTTTAGGCACATTGAGAAGGGTTGTCGTGAGCCCCCTACTGAACTTGGTGTTGAATTACCACAACCAATACCTACTAAATCTAG gaaaaggaaagaaaaaccaAGTACTTCAAACTGCAAGAATGCTTCCAAAAAGTCCAAGAA AGCTACAGCTAGCCCCTCTACTTCCTTAGCCATCCAAGCACCAGTTAGTCCAGGACCAACAACAAGAAGGATGGCAGCTTCTGTTTCTACACCAACAAGACCACCAGGCACACCAGTGAGTCTAGGGCCAATAATAAGATGA